The segment tcattacTATCATAATATGTATCGTCACATTTAACATCagctttttttttttctcctCCTTTTTGATCACtcattaaaattttttcattttctaacttatcaacaataatattcaCTTCCTTCATATTGATATCTCCTATGGAGAgttgttttttttcatgctcctttttattttcatattgATTTTTTTGATTCGTTTTGAACGACCCTCCCCTTCTTACAGTTTTTATCTTGTTATATGAAAACTTGTAACCCTTTATGGTAAAACATTTGTTTAACtttcttatattatatgagAACGACTTCTTAACATTCATCATAGTTTTATAAATCaaatatatcttatatatatattcacaTGCCAtgtttttcattttttttttcttttctatatacattttaaaatatgtatttatccaattatatatttttattactgTAACACATCGCTGGAAACGCATTTTTCTCAAAGAACTTAATatgtctttttttttgtttatatcCATAAAGATATCATTATCATTGTTATGATCAGCCTCGTCTTTATTATACTTTCgagatatataataataaatttgtgtatatatattagatttcataaaaacataattattaccTATATGAAAACGTTTTTGTTCATCAAAGAAAcacataaaataatatattttatcattgttattacaatatattaattctttttgTATTTCTTTCGAGAGGTTtgttaatatttcattttttttaattttatgaGATAAACCACtattcaatatttttatcatatcaTTAGATCCACATTGTTTTAATTGTTCATATACAAgatatcttttaaaataattttttttcattttgtcATTTGGCAATATACATctaatataatacatatcTGTTTCATTCAAATGACTGAATAGATTATCTAATTCTTTGGTGTACTTTTTACTTACACTTAATACATTCCTTGAATTcgtttttttattattattattattgccaatataattatcatttgtgttctttcttttgtttatacttaattttgttctttccaaatttatatttaataaagtTTTTGAAATTTCCATACTCTTTCTATTCTCATGATGTGACAACAAATCTACATTTTTGTTATCTAAATATACACaatttgtattattatacattttattatctacATTTCTTCTAatctcattttttttttcatactCTTGTATTATATCCACACACCACCTATCACCCGATATATTCTCCTGCTCGTTCAAAACAATATCTCTTGTTTTCCCTATCATCATATTATCCATATTGCATATCTTCTCTTCTGTatccatttttttctccACATGTTCACTCATATAATCTTTTGTccaatttatataattatttttctcttGTGTAACATGCATGTTGgacatattattttccttcTGCTCATTTTcattcaaaaaataatttttggAATTCTTTATCAAATTTTCAATCTCTAACTCTATTTTATcactatttttatatatccaATTATTAATCGTATAAGTAATAGGTCCTGCATAAtgatttataaaaaatttgtttttctttatgttttgttttttattagTATGAGCATGGTCTTTATTACTTATAAAACCATagacattttttttttctaaatatatcttttcattattcaataaataattaaaaaagtCGTCAtcactttttttatatccaCTATTATGTAATTTGGTAATGTCGTTAAGGTTTGATAATATCTTAtctataaaaattaaagtGTCTTTATAATTAGGTACttccatattattacaaaatatatattcatcctgatatattattttctctttttctatttcattgttaatataataattatttaatttttcatttgcTAGATTTATACATAATTGATCAAAATCATTAAAGGATAATTCTTCAAAtccatatatatcaaatatagatatgatattatgattatacatataaatatattcattcattatttcttctttttctttttcatttaaatgggttatatttatatcccttattattttattaaaaaaatttttatatattatttttattatcgTATATATCGTAGATGTCATATTTTCTTTGTTCCTATGGGTTTTAATGGTTTCTGAGGAaacattaatatttttatattttataatgttTTGAAGATCCTCTAAATTGATACTCAAACATTCAGAACTATATTTATAACTTTCActatacatattattagtTTTAGCATTACATGGATAGCTCAACATATGTttgtcattattttttgtatttatcaacttatcattataattatcttttttttttatattctctTCTATTATTTGACCTAGATGTAAAATTCCACCTATTACATCAAAAAATTGATTAATTATATGAgaatcatattttatatatcttaaTCCATCTAATAACAAtttgaaatttttttcatcttttgATTTTTCTAATTCGTCAAAActattattcatattatctATAGACATATCATTAGtatatttatctttatcatcttctttatcacaatttaatatatgataatgatTAACATTCCTTACTAAATTCCTCTCATATAATTGCTTATCGCTTAATCCATACAACACCTGATAGAATATATGGAAATTACGTTCTCCTTTATTATGACGAATACATCTATTAATTTCTAGTAAAAGAAttacaatttttatattattaaaacaataattaaacatattatgCGATTCACCCTTTTGTGTATTCTCTCTTTCTTCAAAAATTAAATCATTTATTCGTCCACATctactactattattattctttatagTTCTAGCGTTACTCATCGAttctataatattattgatATAGATAAGTTTATCAATTCTTTCATTATGTAAACTATCATTATAAATTTTGTGCCtatcattcatattttttacatcATCATTTGTAGTATCCCTAACCTTTCTATAACTTCCCAAAAGTCCAACATAATTTTGTTTCTCAGCATTATTATCTGTTTCGCCTTTCAACGATGTGTAAATATTTGtacataaattattatatatattgttattcacactatgaatattattattattgttgttattattattgttattattattattatcattattattgttatcatTATGAGTTCCTccatttttatgaaaaaatatataatggaAATACTTAAACAGGAATTTACAATTTTCCGTTTTACCACTACCACTATGTCCTGATACAACTATTGTTTGcctcttttttttctggATCATATTCTTATAAGCCATATTActaatatcatatatatgagCTTTCATATGTTGTTCATTAGACATATGATCATTTGTCagtttttttaaatatatattcatttgatatatatcatacaacccttttatttctttatatgGATTAACAGCTAATAAAAGAGAAGCATGgaaagtatatattttgtttttcttatatctgttttttatattttgtaatacATTCTCTTCATTTAACTGTATAATATCTATATTGTTTTCGCTATCGATTTCATCTAAATCTTTTAAGTAtggttttattttatcagCAGGCACATTCTCAAATGTTATCCCTTTTCctacaaaaaataaaaaataaaaaataaaataaaataaaaaataaaataaaaaataaaaaataaaataaaaaataaaataaaaaataaaaaataaaaaataaaataaaaaataaaataaaaaataaaatacagATTAGTATAacttataattatcataaaagGAATATACGTATtgtttgtattatatttgcTTCACATCATactaatatattattattattattattattattatttttttttttttttttttttttttttcttactTCTTAAAGTATAGGTATTAtccattttattaaaagaacaaatttccatttttttgtatacaTTTTTGAGAAAGTACCATACATAAACATCAGAATATATATCTGCTCCTTCTCTAGGTTTTTTCAAAATCTTATGTTGATCACCATTTGGATGAGAAGTACTCAATACTTTTGATTGTTCATCTTTAGCATTTGATATGttggaaaaatataacgTTTCATTGCTCTTAAATTGTAGAAAAGCCATAAGTTCAcgatataatatattacaaaaaagaagaaaaaaaaaaaaaatatatatatatatatatatatgtaacgtattttataagtatgcaaaaaaaattatgcATTTACATTATGTGGacaaatatttatataggTCATTCATAAATACagtttttaaaaaaagcACAATTAATTCgtataaaagataaaaataaagtgttaattaaaaaatgtaaatttAACATTcaaatgtattatatggattaaaaatataaacataaattcgaataaataaatattacacacacatatatatatatatatatatatatatatatatatatatatttatgtttatgtttatttattccttttaattgtctctatatattttagaGATCTGTAACATAGACACATAATCACATGGGAGTCCtttgaataaatatttaaataagaCACAAAGgcattttatattatataataatatatgaaaaacaTAAATTTTGAGATACTTATGTGGACAATATACAACtgtaatataaacatataaaaaggaatacaattaaataaataaatatatatatatatatatatatatatatatatatatatacatattacATCATAATATTGAAGGAATAAAATACTTTGAATTTGTACATATAgacataatatttattatatatacatatattttatatatttgaattattatatattagaaaattaaaaaattacatgAACACATGAACGGGCAAGgcaaatttatattaaaaaaaaaaaataaaaaaaaaaaaataataaaaaataaaatagtTAGTTCAGAATAATTCTTTTGgttgtttttatttaatttaattttatttaataagtattatattttttttctacatgacgttatatttcattgtcttaaaataatttatcattttacaaaatataaatattatatttgtaaaaaaaacaacaatgtttttaaataaatattaatatatatatatatattgaataaaatatgtagaGTTTATAAAGGTTTAAAATGTAGAActaaaattattataatatatatatatatatatatatatttatgtttagtatattaaaaaaatggataAATTTATTCAGTCTTTGCGTAACGAAATTGCtatttccttttattttttatttttttgttttttttgttttttttaaatattactttttatccccctcaaaaaaaaaaaaaaaaaaaaaaaaattaattttagGTGTGTGCATAATTTTGTGCACACCACGctaataatttttctacaagagaaatataatatattttttatattatattataatatttttattttattattttttatatattcNNNNNNNNNNNNNNNNNNNNNNNNNNNNNNNNNNNNNNNNNNNNNNNNNNNNNNNNNNNNNNNNNNNNNNNNNNNNNNNNNNNNNNNNNNNNNNNNNNNNttttatatattttttttttttttatttaaaaataaattttaataaaaataaaaaaaaaaaaaaaaaaaaaaaaaaatatatatatatatatatatatatatatatatatttaaatatgtgTGATATTTAGGTAAAAGAGAGCattttgataaaaatgaaatatatatatatatatatatatatttttttttttttttatgttgatttatttatttcgttgcttttttttattttttggtAAGAATTGACATAATCAATTTCTTGTGGTGCATTTTCAATTTGGAgcattttattttttgacATGAAAAAATCATTTTTCATTGATATCTCTAAATAATCATTCCAAGGataattcttataaaaattatatatgttcaaATTATCTTCCATTAAacttttattaaaaaaatttatctTTTCGTTATCatgataaattatttcGCTTAAATTGGTGATATTATTTGCCATGTATTGATATTCCCCTtccattttatttatgtcttctttttcctagttatacaaaataaagtaaaataaaataaatacacacatttatatttatatgtaaatataaataatgtcATCGGATAAAATATAACCTTCATAATAGAACATATCACATTTtgatacatatatttaatgtCTTCAAAAAAGGTAACTTCTTCTTTAAGTAAATATAACATCTAAcaaaatgtaatatataaaataaatgtataaataaatatataaatataaatataaatatatatatatatatatatatatatatgttttttttttggcttatattttatttttaataatttatattgaaagttattcatatttaaaaatgcGTATGTCATATTTAAagtttttaaaatataaagacttcatattattttttattattacatttttttcaacaGCATCATcatgatttatataatgtttataGATGGCatgttttttatatataagaacTTCTTCATCCTATacaaatgaaatatatatatatatatatatatatatatatatgtatatgttcCACTTTTCcctttatattattatttttaatagCACCTCTTCtatatcttcattataTCGTATACATTTATCATACACTTCACACGTATTACTTATTTTGTTATAGTTATTGTAAAAAAcgaatattatttttctttcgGGTATTAAAAATACTTTCTTCTTTACTCCATTGTCAACATGcttaaattaaaaataaaatatacatttttaaaatataaaaagtaaaactataataaataaataaataaatatatatatatatatatatatatatNNNNNNNNNNNNNNNNNNNNNNNNNNNNNNNNNNNNNNNNNNNNNNNNNNNNNNNNNNNNNNNNNNNNNNNNNNNNNNNNNNNNNNNNNNNNNNNNNNNNCGTCGTAATATTCTATGGTCTTAAAATTTTGgggaatatatattttagcTGTTTTTCTGTCTCTAAGATGATCATAATTGTATTAAATTTGaacattatattatataattttttttttttttttgtatatatttctaaataatatttttttgaatcTTTAGAACATGTACATGTTGATCtgattcatttttttttttttgtgatGTCTCTTTTTATCTAACCTCCTATGTTTATAAagtttaaaaatataatcaaCACTTGTGTaatattcattttcatAATGTGTGTGCATAGAAATTAACCCATCATGCTATaatccaaaaaaaaataaaaataaaaaataaaaaataaaaaaaatataataattgaTGACTTAATCATTATATGGTATAAACTGAAGCATAttctatttatataaatatttaacattttatttttttcttttttttttaacttgTAAAAATTCTCCGTAATCGTCTTTTTTGCagtttttataaaatattatattactacctatataaatacatacacgaatatatattatatttatattattacttttatataGACATATGTTTTGAATATATGGTAgttacaatatatatatatatatatatatatatatatatatatatatatttaccttgaggatattttaaaagaaacCTATCTTTTCTGATTACATAAAATTTGTTTTCAATTATAGGCGTTAAActcttttattaaataaagtgataatatatatatttatgtatatatgtcTATAATgctatataataatttgttgatataataatatagttatataatcatacagccatttttatttttttattttattttattttattttattttattttttcctctAATTTTATGTGTGGAaccttattttttatttcctcATAAAAGGCTGGGACGAAATATTCAttgtttttaatttgtGACATTAATGTTTGTATATCCCCcgttttatttatatttatctagacaaaatataaacagTACAGacatatgatatatatatatatatgtatatatatgtatatgtatttatttatttatttatttatataataattacataAATGTTCTTCTCGTTccataaataaaaaattgaCTTATAAGGACAATCATAAATTTCATATTCTCTACctttcaaaaaatataatatattagNNNNNNNNNNNNNNNNNNNNNNNNNNNNNNNNNNNNNNNNNNNNNNNNNNNNNNNNNNNNNNNNNNNNNNNNNNNNNNNNNNNNNNNNNNNNNNNNNNNNaatataatataataataaaaatataatatcgAAAGagattttaatattatataatatatctaaaaaaaaaaaaaaaaaaatagaaatgTACAAATTGTAATAATTCCAACTTGAGATAGCTAACATTGAAAAATGAGGaagtttttatttattatgtttaaagatataaataatatattcacttatgatataatttaaacagaagataataaataaataaatatatatatatatatatatatttatttatttatttatttatttatatgtatatttttataagatgaaaaaaaataaaattagagaaaagtatataaaaattttatttgataAAATTGATGACGAGAAGATACAGAAGGATTTAGAGTTttcaaattataattacaattacaattcttttataaaacatgatatatattatttgaataagaaattttacaaagtgaaaaatataaatgacATCACTATAAAGAAgacattattattatatctatataaacataatttttatatgcctaaaataataaagtaaatatgaaaaacatggcaaagtaaaatattatacatatataatatatatatataataatatatatatgtatattttattttttttatttttacattgTAGAAGATTAATTTTTAAGAAATTATTActacaaaatgaaaataatgaaaattttaattataacatatatcttttattgTCGTATTTAAAAAATCCAAATATTATAGAAGCAACACAggtatataatatttagacaccacataaataaataaataaataaataaataaataaataaataaataaatatatatatatatatatatatatatatatatatgtgatcATTTTAAtgtgcatatatataataagaggttttatatttattcatattgtccatattattcatatcattttatgtatttagAAAATCATCGATTTAGACGTATTTAGAACACGCATcaataaagaaaatgagaaaaccatttatttctttaatcTATTCTTAAATTATGCATGTAGTCATTTTcaatttaaatataagCAAGGGCTGAACGAAGTTTtaggtatatataatcaatatacattatatgagtaattaaatatatatgattaaatatgatacaacttataacatatatatgtgatatgttattatatatatgtatatatatatgtatatatatatatatatatatttatttatttatttatNNNNNNNNNNNNNNNNNNNNNNNNNNNNNNNNNNNNNNNNNNNNNNNNNNNNNNNNNNNNNNNNNNNNNNNNNNNNNNNNNNNNNNNNNNNNNNNNNNNNaaaaataataatatttcaagagcaaaaaaaaaaagaatgaCTAGACAAAAAAGAGATGAACTATTTCAAGgtgttaataatattttaaaggTACAAGAAGATTATAGAATTGATTTAAATAgaaatttttatgatatttttAGAGGTAAACAAACTAGTATTATCAAATCTCCtcataaaattaaatttaaaacaCCCTTACAATCAAGccaaatatatttacagtataaaataaatgaagatCACAAAAATTGTTATACAGATGACAACATATTATGTAATACGTTTAATTTAACATGTTATcgtataaaaaataaatatgttgtagataagaaaaaatatataaagaataatcAAGGAGATCACGACAACAATGAAGGGGATGTGTTTAAAAGGAATGTACGAAATGGTGTATCCAGAAATAAGGATTTGATTTGTAGACACactattaataataaagataatgaTATGGATGTGtgtagtaataatatggatgtgtgtagtaataatatggatgtgtgtagtaataatatggatgtgtgtagtaataatatggatatatgtagtaataatatggatgtgtgtagtaataatatgtatacatgtaataataatacacatatatgtaataataacgTTGGTGAGACGAATCCTTGTGTGAAGAAAGAAAAGTATGAACACAAAACAGAAAgagaatttaaaaaaagatctcttttaaatgaagaaaGAAATAACATAATAAGTGTGTCgaatataaagaaaacaTGTAATATagttaaaaataatttaaagGAATCTAACGGGATGAAAACTAATATAAACACTAGttcttataatttatatgtattaataaaagaGAATGTTTTGAAAGAggtaaataatttatattttttttttaagaatgTATACGTTCCAAACAAAGatgtaataattttatatgacGATGATTTCCATAATACTAAATATGTACGTAAATTATATTTCgatttaatatataagttgaagataaaaaatgtatcCATAATTGAAGGTGGTATAGATTCTTATCataaacattttattaatttatttggTAAAGATAATTTAAAGAGAGATAATCgaagtaataatataataatggaTGTAACTAAATTAAAAGATTTACATAATGTAgattatatgaataaatataataatgatgtGTATACATGtgaaaagaatatatttgaaGAAAATAAGATAAGGAAATCTTTTGAAGAGAATAAATATCTGATTCATAAGTCTGAAGCATGTTATATgtgtaataataaacattttaaacatatgaaaaagaaaatattagatgaatttttttttgatatatacaatgattataatatgtttattgATTGTTATGATTTTATACAAGGTAAAAAGGgatatatgaattttttagCTTTTAGtgatttaataaaaaaaaaaaaagacaaTGAAAATTTAGATAGAACAAAGCAGAAAGAAACAGCAAACGTACAGGTGGAAGGTAGTGCATCTACATTTTTCCCTCAAATATATTCTCTTgtgaattattatattaaaagaaaaaaaagtgataaatatgatgaatgtaataataatgaaattcataaaaaaagagaTATATCGACATCGGAATTTTTTCATGATTCCGTTAATTTTAGTAAGCAAGACAAAGGAGTAGATAGAAGTAtgtttaattatatatctaaACAAGAGGGAAAAAGTAAATTTATAAACACATTTACAAATGAAGAAATGGATGTGTGTAATGATTCCAATATAAAGAGAgattatt is part of the Plasmodium reichenowi strain SY57 chromosome 12, whole genome shotgun sequence genome and harbors:
- a CDS encoding hypothetical protein (conserved Plasmodium protein, unknown function~part of same gene as PRSY57_1229200A~gap found within coding sequence); translated protein: HVDNGVKKKVFLIPERKIIFVFYNNYNKISNTCEVYDKCIRYNEDIEEDEEVLIYKKHAIYKHYINHDDAVEKNMLYLLKEEVTFFEDIKYMYQNVICSIMKEKEDINKMEGEYQYMANNITNLSEIIYHDNEKINFFNKSLMEDNLNIYNFYKNYPWNDYLEISMKNDFFMSKNKMLQIENAPQEIDYVNSYQKIKKSNEINKST
- a CDS encoding hypothetical protein (conserved Plasmodium protein, unknown function~part of same gene as PRSY57_1229300B~gap found within coding sequence), with product MKKNKIREKYIKILFDKIDDEKIQKDLEFSNYNYNYNSFIKHDIYYLNKKFYKVKNINDITIKKTLLLYLYKHNFYMPKIIKRLIFKKLLLQNENNENFNYNIYLLLSYLKNPNIIEATQKIIDLDVFRTRINKENEKTIYFFNLFLNYACSHFQFKYKQGLNEVL
- a CDS encoding myosin D — its product is MAFLQFKSNETLYFSNISNAKDEQSKVLSTSHPNGDQHKILKKPREGADIYSDVYVWYFLKNVYKKMEICSFNKMDNTYTLRRKGITFENVPADKIKPYLKDLDEIDSENNIDIIQLNEENVLQNIKNRYKKNKIYTFHASLLLAVNPYKEIKGLYDIYQMNIYLKKLTNDHMSNEQHMKAHIYDISNMAYKNMIQKKKRQTIVVSGHSGSGKTENCKFLFKYFHYIFFHKNGGTHNDNNNNDNNNNNNNNNNNNNNIHSVNNNIYNNLCTNIYTSLKGETDNNAEKQNYVGLLGSYRKVRDTTNDDVKNMNDRHKIYNDSLHNERIDKLIYINNIIESMSNARTIKNNNSSRCGRINDLIFEERENTQKGESHNMFNYCFNNIKIVILLLEINRCIRHNKGERNFHIFYQVLYGLSDKQLYERNLVRNVNHYHILNCDKEDDKDKYTNDMSIDNMNNSFDELEKSKDEKNFKLLLDGLRYIKYDSHIINQFFDVIGGILHLGQIIEENIKKKDNYNDKLINTKNNDKHMLSYPCNAKTNNMYSESYKYSSECLSINLEDLQNIIKYKNINVSSETIKTHRNKENMTSTIYTIIKIIYKNFFNKIIRDINITHLNEKEKEEIMNEYIYMYNHNIISIFDIYGFEELSFNDFDQLCINLANEKLNNYYINNEIEKEKIIYQDEYIFCNNMEVPNYKDTLIFIDKILSNLNDITKLHNSGYKKSDDDFFNYLLNNEKIYLEKKNVYGFISNKDHAHTNKKQNIKKNKFFINHYAGPITYTINNWIYKNSDKIELEIENLIKNSKNYFLNENEQKENNMSNMHVTQEKNNYINWTKDYMSEHVEKKMDTEEKICNMDNMMIGKTRDIVLNEQENISGDRWCVDIIQEYEKKNEIRRNVDNKMYNNTNCVYLDNKNVDLLSHHENRKSMEISKTLLNINLERTKLSINKRKNTNDNYIGNNNNNKKTNSRNVLSVSKKYTKELDNLFSHLNETDMYYIRCILPNDKMKKNYFKRYLVYEQLKQCGSNDMIKILNSGLSHKIKKNEILTNLSKEIQKELIYCNNNDKIYYFMCFFDEQKRFHIGNNYVFMKSNIYTQIYYYISRKYNKDEADHNNDNDIFMDINKKKDILSSLRKMRFQRCVTVIKIYNWINTYFKMYIEKKKKMKNMACEYIYKIYLIYKTMMNVKKSFSYNIRKLNKCFTIKGYKFSYNKIKTVRRGGSFKTNQKNQYENKKEHEKKQLSIGDINMKEVNIIVDKLENEKILMSDQKGGEKKKADVKCDDTYYDSNDDDNNDDDNYPANVEKKPLEHVEPEIFVGTPDNYHYIYNNIDWVVAYVDRCIHFYNLIYTYRKVNNKYVLDYEKIQIKKLDDSLDNEENVCNKKDNTEYNTNGDMISSRAGDNICSYDSVHSKKKGCTLKIKQWEEEDHNRDNDNHRDNDNHRDNGNHRDNDNHRDNDNHRDNDNHRDNDNNRDNDKNHHNSNNDKHNFVNNKMFSFLQRKYYCTNQHALYKNMFVVIDEDLHIIVFTYPNLKTIRRFLKKKIKSLKIQSDEKNVPTTYLPKLYKTSRYEHPLQNKDKMINKIDNVHDTHNGKEQSINEYKEKNNLIIKKNKSDVDDSHISTFDIFSDENLNLFMHTYKNIYVLNNMEDIITCKEKKNKKINYEYKQNESQDDDVFMLLEHMKRGSSNKNHIEKNYKCINKKEKKNNSYSILKVIEKTDYIFNDLYLNSTYKILKICFLPSSIHYVIYLAYVLTNNNHYLLVTIVNYLSKPVYKYMVHILINNIVQNEEFVDFFMKSYDQIGSGPLMQKEELLASQEKNKNQNQNQNQNESIIINAQQKKEKKYVMCKDILNKYLSTLKISIINNRHIILYGSCLLSLIEIKNYNLNSSYNPYVKEYEYKYLKLIFNLYCFEHFSNAYDIYVNKLSYDLKHHLVKNDLFKKERKNSHLFYLNKSGENCDPNGDISKGKDKYIQKDKQMYENMGIHNNNNNNNSNRMYTYEETIHKYKMNKNDTEEEYTFYIFSLFNDIYMLTNGKLKKMSSIEKMNDTNKGDDNKSLDVLFNYNEWKIIKLKNDSLDERMKICTFQGVMNMNINYYYNKNYYKSNISLSSCIQSTIQRYNIFNEEKRKGGVIQMNYQGSIYPDVYILRELKYGEQGQKRKQAYYYNFKNEQLLTLYDEGDCETIDISDKTKQSYNILSCTPLNHLDTILLLMKDINENNSYALEVMNIVNKKKKILPITE
- a CDS encoding hypothetical protein (conserved Plasmodium protein, unknown function~part of same gene as PRSY57_1229200B~gap found within coding sequence) is translated as REYEIYDCPYKSIFYLWNEKNIYININKTGDIQTLMSQIKNNEYFVPAFYEEIKNKSLTPIIENKFYVIRKDRFLLKYPQGSNIIFYKNCKKDDYGEFLQHDGLISMHTHYENEYYTSVDYIFKLYKHRRDRKTAKIYIPQNFKTIEYYD